The Streptomyces sp. NBC_00569 genomic sequence GTCCTGCCCAGTCACAGCCCGAATCCCTTCTTCGACTGCTTCTTGTCGTTCCTCGGCTGCTCGGGCGCGCCCGCCTTCTCGCGCTCCGCAGCCTGCTGGTCATGCTCGATCTTCGACTGGATGGCCCAGAACCGGCGTCGCTGTTCGTCCTCGATGTTGCCGTAGCCGACCTCCGCGCCATGCGCGGCGATGCCCATCGCCTCGATCTGGAGACTGAGCGTCTTCGACAGGGAGGTGAGTCGTTCGTGAACGATGTTGTACTGCGCGTAGAGACTGTCGGCTTCGGGGAACTTCGTACCCGCGCCACGCAGGGAGGTCGGCGCGATCCGCTGGCCACCGACCTTGGACGGCGCTCCGTCCGAGCCCTCGAACTCGCTCAACAGCGTGTCGACGCGCTGCTTGAACGTCTTGAGTACTCCCGCACCGACCTTCAGGTCCGCAGCGGCCGCAGCCGAGACCCCGCCCATCGCCATGTCCGCAGGCAGCATGACGTGTCCCCTTCCCCGTTCCCCGTCGGTCCTTCAGTCCGCGCCCGGAGCGCGGTGGCGCGAGCGTCCCTCATCGCGCCTTTACCACTGTAGTCACCCTGTACAACCGAACCAACTGACCTATGTGTTAAGTCAGTTACGAAACGCTCTTCCCGTATCGCGCTTTCGGTGCAATCTTCTCATCTCGCCGACGCGCTCTCGACGCCCGGCCAGAGGTCGTGATGCTCGCGCACGGACGCCGGCCTCACGGGGCCCCGCGCCCTCTCCGGCAGGCGAACAATTCCTCCATGAAATCTTCACCATCATGACTACGGGGAAGGCGGGGAACGCAGGGGAGGCGGCGTTCAACAATTCAGCCTGATTTCACTTCGCAACGCGAAGACTTCCTCAGCGCCGCCGTGTATTCCACGATCAAGTTCTTGAGCGCCGATTCATCCTTGCGGCCCGGTTCGAGGACCCTGATGACGGTGGAGATGTCCTCCTCGACCACGTCCTGGGCGGTGCACCGGGTGATGGATACGGCGGCCGAGTCCGTGTACGCGATCGTGCGGGCCGCCGCGGATCTGGGCTCGTGGGCGGAGAGTTGGTCCACGGCGATGTCACGCGCCGCCCGCTCCCGGTTCGCGTCGCTCGCGTTCGACGGCAGCACGACCTTCTTGTCCACGACGACCTCGCAGGTCCTGATGGCGTCGGGGACGGGGGTGTCCGGCTTCACGGCGACGTGCTTACCGGGCGGCAGCAAGGGCGTAAGCGTCGCCGCCTTGATGTGAATGCCGCACAGCGAGGACGGCACGCGTACTCCCGCTCGGCCGAGTCGCCGCATCCCGCTGCCGCCGCCACCATCACGACGGTGACGGCGGCCAGAGGCAGGAGCCGCACCCCGCGGGCCGGCCTCAGTGATGGCTTTCCGAGTTCCACTGTGCTCCGTCCGAATGGCTGATGCCGGCTCAGTGCGTGCGGCGCGTTGCAGGGCGTCCGCCGTCTGCGTGTCGATCTTCGGGTTGTGGCGCACGGCGCTGTCGACGGCGTCCTGGGCGGAGCGGATCGCCTCCGAGCGGCCGTGCGAGTACTCGCCGCCGGCCTGGTGCTCGGCGTCCGTCGTCGTGTCCTGCTCGATGCTCTTCATGACGCTCTCCTGGATGTCCTCCGACGCCCATCCGATGGGCGCGCCCAGGATCGGAACGTGCTCGGCCGCCTTGTCGACGCCCATGCCCAGGATGCGGCTCACCCACTTCGCCTTGTCGGCCGCGGTCTCGTTGAAATCCGCGTCGGACGCCGCGTGTACCGGTAAATGGCGTCCGCGCGCGAGTCGCTCATGATGCCCGCGATGGCCACCCCCGGAGCCACCGCGTCACGCACGCGGCCGTCCATCGACGCCTTCGACGTGGTGGGGTCGTTCACGACGTCGTTCACCACGTCCGCCGTGTACGCCTGCTGCGTCGCGGTGACAGCCGAGTACGCATGCGGGTCCTGGCCCGCTTCGCCGAGGAACTTCTGGGCGTGCCCGGGGTCGAGGCCGGCGGCCGCTCCGAAGGTCGGGAACATGTCGCTGCCGGCGTTCTCCTCGTACATGGCCTGCTGGAAGTCGCCCATGTACTCGGAGGTGACGTCGCCGAGGCTGTCCTTCATGGCGTACAGCGGGCCGCTCTCGCCCGAGTCGCCGTTGTGCTTGAGCAGTTCGGGGTCGCTGCCGAGTCGTCGTCCCAGCTCGCCGGCAGGTGGTTCTTCGTGTCCGGGACCGTGGCGTTGGCGAGGGCCGGGCCCATGGCCTGCTGGAAGTCCTTGACGGCGTCGAGACGGACCTTGCTCGCGTCCTTCTCCGTGCCGTCCGTGGTGATGTCCGCGTAGAACTCGAGTGTCTTCTCGGGACCGCCGAGGCCCTTGTAGAAGCCCGTGCGAACTGGCCGTCCTTCTCACCGCCGTTGAACTTCATGATGCGGTTGAATTCACGGAGTTCGACATTCACTCATGTTGTGGCCCTTTGTCGCGAGTTCGAGCGCGCGCTCGACCTGGGCGTCGTCGAGTGATCCTATCGCGATCACGGGAATTGTCCGGAGATCCGGGCGGGAGCGGATTGAAGCGGATGCGGACCGAGCGCGCACGGTCCGCCATTGCGGACGCACGCCTACAACTCGCGCTGTCCACAAGACCTTCACTTGCATGGCGTCCCGGGCGCCGGTACGAGTGCCCACTCCTCGGGGCCGAGTTGCTAACTTGACCCGACGACTGTCGTCCAACGGCAGTATCCGGTGCGCGCACGCGGGGGAAGGAGCTCACCCATGGCGTGGGACGAGTGGGAGCAGCTGAAGACCGAGGCGGCGGGGCGTCAGTCGACGCAGATGCAGCTGAACCGCGTACCGGACGACGAGGGCGGCGGCCCACCCCCTTCCCAGTACGGCGACCTCGCGGTCGGGCACGGCGACCTCGAGAAGGTCGGTTCGGACGCCAACAAGCTGTACGGCCAGATGTGGGACAAGGCCCGTGTGGCCGTACCCAGCAGCGACTCGGCGGCGTCGGACCTCACGAAGCAGGGCTTCTCGCTGGGCGGGGGCCTGCAGGAGGTGTCGAACCGCTGGGAGGAGCAGCTCCGCTCGCTGATGGACGCCACCGCGCAGATCGCCAACCACATGCACCGCACCAAGAAGCTGCACGGGGACGACGAGGACTTCATCCGGCGCCAGATGAGCAGCATCGACATGCTCGACGCCGGTTTCGACGAGCGCGTCGGTGACCCCGGCAAGAAGAACCCGGTGTACGGCGAGCCGAAGAAGAAGGACGACTGATGCATTTCGAGGCGCTCCTCCACGCCAACTTCAAGCTCCTCGACGACGCCGTCGAGGACTGGTCGACGATGGTCAAGAATCTCGACGCGCTCGCGAAGGAAGCCCGTACGGGCATGAAGGCGTCCGCGAGCAAGGCCGTCTGGGCCGGCGCGAATGCCACGGTCTCCAAGGAATTCATCGGCAAAACGGTCGGCGAATTCGACGACGCGCACACCCAGGCGAAGTCGATCTACGACATTCTCCGGGACACCGCGGGTGAACTCAGGACGTATCACGGCAGTCTCACGACGGCGATACAGAACGCGGGCACGAAGGACATCAGCGTCACGGCGTCGGGCAACGGCGGCTTCACCGTGCGCGCCAAGGACGACGCCAAGGACCCCAAGCCGACCGACGGCGACGTCACCGGGGTCCGCAACGAGATCCAGAAGATCGTCGACGGGGCGAGCGAGAGCGACAACACGGCCACCACGGTCCTGAAGCTGCTGGTCAACCAGACGTCCATGGGCTTCTCCGACGCGAACTACTCGGACCGCGACTCCGCGGCCGCGGCCGTCAAGGAAGCCGACGAGCTGGCGAAGCTCGCGCAGAAGGACCCGAAGGACCTGTCGGTCGAGGAGTTCGACCGGCTCAACGCCGGGTTCAAGAAGTACGCGAACGACGAGCTGTTCTCCGAGCGGTTCGCCACGAAGGTCGGCCCGCAGAAGATCCTTGAGTTCTGGACGGGGATCAACGACCCGGCCCGGGGCAACTACGAGCTGGGGCACGAGCGGCTCGACCAGTTCGACGACCTCCAGCGCAACCTCGGCATGTCCCTGGCCCACGCGACGCAGAGCGACTCGACGGCGATGTACGAGTGGAAGTCCAAGATGATCGACTTGGGCGACAAGCCGCTCTACGGCGATCGTGGCGGACCGATGGGCTTCCAGGTCATGAGCAACCTCATGCGGACCGGCGACTACGACGACCGGTTCATGGAGGACTACGGCACCAAGCTCATGGCCACCGAGCGCAAGCTCACCGGCGACGGCGAGCACCGCAACATGGCGTGGCAGCACATGGGCATGGACCCCTGGCTCAACCGGATCGGCGAGGACAGCGGTTCCGATCCCCTCACGGGCTACCTGAAGGGCCTGTCCAACAGCCCTGACGCGGCGACCTCGTTCTTCAACGAGGAGTACACGCCGAAGGACGGCGACAAGGCGGCGGCGAGCAACTTCAAGTACCTCTTCGAGGACCGGGAGTGGCCTCAGGAGTCCGACATGCACGGCGACGACCTCAACACCGGGCGCAACAACCTCGCCCTGGCGCTGGAGGCGGGGACGACCGGGCATCCGGCGGGCGAGCTGCCGACGGCGGACACTCCGGCGCACACCGCCGATCAGGCCGGACTGATGCGGGACCTCGTCAACTCCATCTCCGAGGACCCGAACCGCCTCAAGGACCACGACTACATGTCGGACAGCATCGGGCAGATCGGGTCCGAGTACCTGCCGGACATCCACCGGGCGATGGCCGACGGCCCCACGGTCGGCAACGGCGACAAGTCCGGATGGAACCTGCTGTACCCGAACGACGGCGCGGACGCGAAGCTCGATCACAGCGCCGTGTCCCGCTTCCTGGTCACCGCGAGCCAGAACCCGGAGGGGTACAGCGCGCTGAGCGTCGGCGAGAAGGCGTACACCGCCAACCTGATGGACTACCACCTGAACCCCGACCTCCCCGAGGACCAGCGCTACCCGCACGACGCGAAGGACACGATCACCAGCCTGTCGCGCAAGTCCGGGGAGTTCAGCGGTCTGCTGGCCCAGGGCCGGCAGGAAGCGGTGCTCGGCCCGGCGAACGAGAAGGACGGCGACTTCGACTACGCCGTCAGCCAGAAGAAGAACGTCATCTCGGGCATCGTCGGTACGGGTGTCGGCATCGGTACGAGCTTCATCGCCTCCCCCGTGGTCGGCGCGGCCGCGGGCGGGGCCGCGGGCACCGTGACATCGGTGGTGATGGAGGCGTTCTTCAAGGACGACTCGGGCCAGTACCGCTCCGAAGCCGGGCACGACATCGCGACGCGGTGGGAGACGATCAAGGACACCACCACGAACGTCAACTACGCGGCGGCCACCGAGGCCGCGAAGGCGCACCACGCGGGCTACTCGGACCAGATCGACACCTGGGTCAGCGAAGGCACCGCGACGGGCTTCAACGACGCCAACACCGACATCCACGCGATGGCCAAGGACCTCGACACCGAGATCCCCGACTGATGCCGCGCGACTCACCGGCACGATCACCGAAGGCGATGGAAGACGTCATGCAAGGACTCCCGCGGGGCAGAGCACGTTCGGCCTGGGCGGCGGCGATCGGTGCGGCGTTGCTCGTCGCCGCTTCGGTGTCCGCCTGTTCGTCGTCCGAGCCCGAGCGTGAGTACGCCACCCCCAAGGAGCTGTGCGGCACCGAGGTGTCCGCCACCGCCCTGGAGCCGCTGCTGCCGCCGGGCAAGAAGATCGCGGTCAAGCCCGCGTCGGCGGTCGGCGTGAAGCGCTGTCGGCTTGAGGTCGACGGGAAGGTCGTGTTCTCCACGAGTGTGGAGAAGCTGGGCGCCGACACCTCGGCCCGTGATGTCGCCACGTCCGCGATCGGCGTCGATCCGAACGATGCCGGCGCGGACAACGGTCGGTTCATCTACTCGAAGACCGGGGCCGTCGGCCGGGTGGAGTGTCCGAAGACGGCCGGTGCGGACAGTTCGTTCTGGGTGACGGCACGCGTCTCGGGTGATGCGGATGCGGCGGACATGCACCGGTTCATCAAGGAGTACGCGACGGCGGCGGCCGGGTCGGGGGCCTGCGCCGAGGGGTGACGTCGGGCTTGGAGGACTAGCAGGACCCCTTGTGGCTCGTCGCCGCCAGCTCGACAGAGCTTACGGGGGCCCACTTCCCCTCTCTTCACCTCGAAGGGGGCGTGGCAGACGGGGCGGCTCAGGCGTGACCGGACCTCGACGATTCGGCAACTCACTGCGGGAGGGCGTCGGCCTGACACCGCGTGCAGCGTGAGGACTGATCGGCCGCTGCCAAGCCCTCCCGGGCACCTGGCAGCGACTCTCCTGTTTCGCTTCGCGAGGGGCGCGGTGGCGAAAGGGTCAGCTCGCAGCCGGGGAAGGCGTCTCGTCGGCCTTGATGTCGAAGTTGACATTGTCTCCGTCGACCGAGGAAACCTTGACCGTCACGCCCAGAGTGCTGCCGTCACTCGCCGTCAGCGTGCAGCGGCCGGTGTTGCCGACCTTCCCGACGAGGTCCTCGGGGCAGGTGACGTCCGGCTTCGGCTGACCTGTGGTGGCAGCGAGCTTTTCGGCGACCGTGTCGGCCAACTTGCTCTTGGACACCTTCGGGTCGGACTTCCCCACACTCACCGACCCCGAGCAGCCGACGAGCAGCGCGCCCGCGGCTACGGCCGACAGGGCCCACGTAGCGGCTGAGAGGCGGGACTTGATCATGGGGAGGTCCGTTCCGGTGTCGGAGAAACAGGTCACAGAAAGCCGAAAGGGCAGACCGCCCCTCCGGTGCGCTCAGCATATGGCTCACCAGAGAGGCCCACTTGGCGCATTTTCCCGGAATCCGGGCAAATCGAAACGCTCCACTGACTCTTCGCGTCACCAGCCAACAATCTTCACTTGCGCCATCGCGGGCTACGGTCACCAGGTCGACCTCGGTTCACGGGTGCACACAGGGCAGCAATAATCTCGCCCCATGGGACATCTGATTGGGATCCTGGTGCAGGTCGTGATGGCCGCCTTGATTGCGTGGGTAATCACCCTCGCAATCAAGGCGGCCAAACGCAGTAACCGAGAGGACGAGCGAGTCCGGCAGGCATGGGCGGACTTCGCAGAGGAAGCCCCTGCGCGCGGCTGGACCTATGAGCGGCGCTCGCCCGGACGAGCCACCGAGTACTGCGGTGTGGGTCCGATGCCGGGCAAGGGCTCGAACCTGACCGCGTGGCACTACACCACGGGGGAGTTCCGCGGCCGCTCCTTCAAATGCTTCGAGTACCGCTACGTGAATCCCATGTCAGCCACCACCGACGCCGGGAACAAGAAGCTCACCTACGAGTCGGTGTTCCTCGTCACTGCGCCCGGCCAGGGGGCGTACATGCATATCGGGCCGCCGAGCAGGCTGGACCGGGCATTGGGGCGAGGCCCCAGGAAACTGCTCGACGTGCCGGAATTCGATGAGAAGTTCCGAGTTGATAGGCATGACGAAGATTTCGTCCGGAACGTCCTGACCGATGACGTGAGGGCTTTCCTCCTCTCGGATCCGCGCGCCAAGAAGAACCCGCTTCGTGTACGCGACGACGAACTCTTCACCTGGTACACCGGCATCCTGACTCCGCAGGACATCGAGGGCCGGTTGAACTACCTGTGCGACGTCATGGAGCGAATTCCCGCGCAGGCATGGGCAGCCGCCTGAGGAAAGGCAGAAGCGCCCCTTGCCCTGGATCGAGAATGCTCCGGGCCAAGGGGCGCTTTGCGTGTGCCGACGGCTAGTTGGACGCGCTGGCGGAGTCGTCGGCCTGCTGTACCGTCCGCAGGAACTTCTTGTAGTCCTCGATGACTTCACCGAGTTGGTTCCGCGTCGCTGTGAGAACGATTTCGATCACGGCGCGCTGAGCCGGGTTCCGCACGTCCTCCAAGCCGAGGTACACCTGGCTCTGGCACAGCTCGATCGGCTCTCCATGCAGCGTGGTGGAGAGAACGACGTTCTGCACGATTCCCGGGGAATCCGTGAGCCCGGGGAGATCCGGCGTCCCGATCTCCGACTTCTTGAGGACACGCACGGGGCCGCCCTGCTCGAGCCGGGGTACCGACTCGTCGGCGATCTGCGAGATGGTGGCGCCATCGTTGCGCATCTCGCCGGAGATAGTGATATTCGCCGTGAATCCGCCGTCGACGGAGGCAGCGTGGAGCGCGACGAACGCGACGTTCGGCGCTCCGACCTCGTCCGGCGGCGCCGCCTGCCAGCCTTCCGGCAGCGAAAAGGAAATCTTGACCGGCAACGTGGCTGCCATGGTGGCTCCCATCCTTCAGTGAACTTCAGCTCGGGCTAGAACCAGCTGCCGACTGTGCTGTCCCAGGCATCGCCCACGGCGTCGGCACCATCGCTGAGCGCGCCGGTCAGCTTGCCGGTATCAACGGTGACTTCGAATCCGGCCTTGCCGCCGAGACCCAAACCCACTCCGACGTCGCCGCCGACGGTGAACTTGCCGTCCTTCATGCCGAGATCGCCATGTGCTTCGGCTCCCACGCCTGCCCAGCCCTCGGCAGTCGCACCGACGCCGACACCGGCGACGTCGGCAGAGGCGGATCCTGTCGCCTTGGCTCCGGCGAATGCCTCGGCGCCGGCATGCACTCCGTCCTTGCCGACGGAGACGTTCGCCGACGCGTCGGCACCCACGAAGGCCTTCGCCTCACCCTGGACGGCGGCGACGCCGTACTCGACGCTGCCGTTCGCCGAGGCCTGGGCGAGATACGCCGTTCCCGAAACACCGGCCTTGAACCGTCCGTCGGTGACGCTCAGACCGGCCGAACCGTCAACGCCCAGGGCCTGTGCACCTGCGGCGTACTTGTACTTGGCGTCGCCCCATTTTCCGTCGCCGTCGATGCCGTCCGACCAGACACTGGCCTTGCCCGACCACTCGGCGATCTTGATACTCACCTCGGGCTTCTTCTTCTCCGGCGTGGTCTCATCGTCGGCGCCGGCCGGTTCGGCCTTGTCGCGGAAGTACCACTTGCCGTCCTCGCCCTTGCCCCACTCCTTGTCCCTGCGGCGTGGGTTTTCCGGGGTGCCGAACCAGCGCTGGTTCTCCTTCTTCCACGACGCGGGCGCGATGGCGCTCTTGCCGACGCCGTGGTCCTCCAACCACTTCTTGGCGTCCACGCCACTTCGGATCGCGGTGAGCCAGTCAGGGCTGTCCTTGGTGTCACCAGCGAGGTCGTGCAGCTTTTTGGTGAGCTTCTCGGTCTCTTCCTTGAGCTGCTTCTGCGCACCCTTCAAGAGGGTTTCGGCGGCCTCGTGGTCGCCGGACTTCCACTTGTCGATCGCGGTTCCGGCCTGCCCCTGCGCCCAGCTCAGCATGGAGGAGTACGAGTGAACGGCCTTGGCAGCGCCCGACATCGCGTCGCTGGCGAAGTACCAGTTGGTCTTTTCCTTGGTCAAGGTGGGCCAGAAGGCCTCGCTGGCCTGACCGACCCAGCCCTTGATGCGCAGGTCGCGCAGGCCGTCGCCGATCTTCTCGAACTTGTCGGACCAGCTGTTGAAAGCGGTCTCGATCTCGCCGAGCTTGCTGACCTCACCCGGAATGAGATCCTTCGGGTCGTCAGTCGACCCGAGCGTCGCTGCCATTAAGTGCGGAATCCCTGTTCTGTTCTTGTTCTTGAGTGTGGGTCAGTGCTGGATCAACACCGTCAGGCAAGCGCCGTCTTGACGGACTTCACGGCGTCACGGATGGCGTCATCCGTGTCCTCGTAGTTACCGTTGGCCGCTTCCAGTCCGTCTGCCAGAGTCGCCGCGCAGTCGGCCAGGAACGCTCCCCCTGACTCCCACGTCGCGCAGAACGTCACCAGGGACGCGGCCACGTCGTCGTTCCCCATCTTGGTGGACAGGTCCGCCGCGTCCCCAAGGTCCACCTTCTTGACCGGTTTGAGGATTTCCACCATGTCTTTCGCGCCCTGTTTCAAGACGCCTGGGCCGACTCCGAGGTCCGCGGCCACGGCAACTCCCCCTCTTGCAACTCCACTTGCACGCACACCTGACAGCACCGGGCACAGGCAAGCTACCAGCGGAAATGCGCTTCAACGCGCCTCCTCACTGCCCCTTCACCACTCCACCCCACGACGCCTTCCAGCACCGAAGAGCGTCCCGTACGCCCTACG encodes the following:
- a CDS encoding putative T7SS-secreted protein; amino-acid sequence: MAATLGSTDDPKDLIPGEVSKLGEIETAFNSWSDKFEKIGDGLRDLRIKGWVGQASEAFWPTLTKEKTNWYFASDAMSGAAKAVHSYSSMLSWAQGQAGTAIDKWKSGDHEAAETLLKGAQKQLKEETEKLTKKLHDLAGDTKDSPDWLTAIRSGVDAKKWLEDHGVGKSAIAPASWKKENQRWFGTPENPRRRDKEWGKGEDGKWYFRDKAEPAGADDETTPEKKKPEVSIKIAEWSGKASVWSDGIDGDGKWGDAKYKYAAGAQALGVDGSAGLSVTDGRFKAGVSGTAYLAQASANGSVEYGVAAVQGEAKAFVGADASANVSVGKDGVHAGAEAFAGAKATGSASADVAGVGVGATAEGWAGVGAEAHGDLGMKDGKFTVGGDVGVGLGLGGKAGFEVTVDTGKLTGALSDGADAVGDAWDSTVGSWF
- a CDS encoding DUF4333 domain-containing protein, with amino-acid sequence MIKSRLSAATWALSAVAAGALLVGCSGSVSVGKSDPKVSKSKLADTVAEKLAATTGQPKPDVTCPEDLVGKVGNTGRCTLTASDGSTLGVTVKVSSVDGDNVNFDIKADETPSPAAS